A genomic segment from Simkaniaceae bacterium encodes:
- a CDS encoding CDP-alcohol phosphatidyltransferase family protein: MRLALFLTLFRLIISPIFLVVYLYYKNLGIDFATLPYILLGLLSVCELSDIFDGVAARHANEVTDLGKILDPIADSLVRVSFLLAFTQGVVQLPLLLVLVFVYRDGLISALRIVCALRGHALAARVTGKFKAVVQAVAIFAIVGMMIPYSHGLMKLADFRQVSFYIVLITAFYTMISGIEYVIANRQFIGKAWKKA, encoded by the coding sequence GTGCGGTTAGCTCTTTTTCTCACATTATTTCGATTGATCATTAGCCCTATTTTTTTAGTGGTTTACCTCTACTATAAAAATTTGGGAATTGATTTTGCGACGTTGCCTTATATTTTATTGGGTTTACTGTCTGTTTGTGAATTGTCAGATATTTTTGATGGGGTTGCGGCTCGTCATGCAAATGAAGTGACGGATCTCGGTAAAATTTTAGACCCTATCGCAGATAGCTTGGTGCGAGTCTCGTTTTTACTGGCTTTCACTCAAGGGGTTGTACAGCTTCCCCTTCTACTTGTTTTAGTCTTTGTGTATCGAGATGGGCTTATCTCTGCCCTGCGCATTGTCTGTGCCCTTCGGGGACATGCTTTGGCAGCGCGTGTTACCGGAAAATTTAAGGCGGTTGTGCAAGCCGTTGCCATTTTTGCAATCGTTGGTATGATGATTCCGTATTCCCATGGGCTAATGAAGCTCGCCGATTTCCGTCAGGTAAGCTTTTATATCGTGTTAATCACGGCATTTTATACAATGATTTCCGGGATTGAATATGTCATTGCTAATCGTCAATTCATTGGCAAAGCTTGGAAAAAAGCTTAA
- the rpsR gene encoding 30S ribosomal protein S18, whose product MDKNRGRGSDSSFKKKKRCPFTEKGMKHIDYKDIDTLCQFITERGKILPRRITGVSHFHQKLLTKAIKRARYIALLPFVSKD is encoded by the coding sequence ATGGATAAAAATAGAGGCAGGGGTTCAGACTCATCTTTCAAAAAAAAGAAGAGATGCCCTTTCACGGAAAAGGGGATGAAGCATATCGATTACAAAGATATCGATACTTTATGCCAGTTCATTACTGAACGTGGAAAAATTCTTCCAAGAAGAATTACTGGTGTTTCTCATTTTCATCAAAAATTATTAACAAAAGCGATCAAAAGAGCTCGTTATATTGCTCTATTACCTTTCGTTTCTAAAGATTAA
- the rplI gene encoding 50S ribosomal protein L9, whose translation MQNHLLLLEDIDNLARKGDIVKVKPGFARNYLLPQKKAVVVDKRTLRMQERLREERAKQAVEDKRSSDLLAKQLLDKTFEIKVKVDPDGHMYGSVSANEIVKILEKEGYTITKRNVKMIHGIKTLGTHPITLSLKEGVEAQFALSVISETPIAKKPKALKEVVAEEGNQPEETQKEEAPIK comes from the coding sequence ATGCAAAATCATTTACTTCTACTCGAAGACATCGATAACCTCGCTAGGAAGGGAGATATAGTTAAAGTCAAGCCCGGCTTTGCTAGAAACTATTTACTTCCGCAAAAGAAGGCCGTTGTTGTCGATAAAAGAACACTTCGTATGCAAGAAAGATTGCGCGAAGAGAGAGCAAAACAGGCTGTTGAAGATAAAAGATCTTCTGACTTGCTCGCTAAACAATTACTCGATAAAACCTTTGAAATTAAGGTTAAAGTCGATCCGGATGGCCATATGTATGGTTCTGTTTCCGCAAATGAGATTGTTAAAATTCTTGAAAAAGAAGGTTATACAATTACAAAAAGAAATGTCAAAATGATTCATGGTATTAAGACTTTGGGAACACATCCAATTACGCTTTCTCTCAAAGAGGGCGTGGAAGCTCAATTTGCGCTTAGCGTGATCAGTGAGACGCCAATTGCTAAAAAGCCTAAAGCTCTCAAAGAGGTTGTTGCTGAAGAAGGCAATCAACCGGAAGAAACACAGAAAGAAGAAGCTCCGATTAAGTAG
- a CDS encoding glycogen synthase, with translation MKIVHISTEFTPIAKVGGLADVVYGLSKKQHDLGHSVEVVLPKYSFIQHPFDYEKSKTFSFHIWNQKYTLIAHVLYVNDIKLTLLECSHPKKYFQQDSPYSNDDSHEISNFLFFSRAAIEYLNHFNQDCFIHVHDWPTAIIPLIIKKQYHQLNTRITGSLLTIHNLQFQGHCSWHHLNAIGFDPTPDMNMNDPRDNHRYNLLKSGILYADHFTTVSPTYAKEIQTHDHGWWLQDIIKEHSYKLSGILNGIDVDLWNPSTDTALERNYSAQAPIIEVMQAKHHNKRHLQQQVGLPHSNRPLIISITRLASQKAPHLILQAMKKAISFDMQYLLIGGITSEPFTHLFDEVKHHPNIHIEYGFNDELARLSYAGADAIMIPSYFEPCGLTQLIGMRYGTIPIVRRTGGLNDTVIDNETGFIFNDPNEFAIDYIMTRVDACFGKTPEHWQKMMYRGMHIDVSWEKPAREYLELYQKIAH, from the coding sequence TTGAAAATCGTTCATATTTCAACTGAATTCACTCCGATTGCAAAAGTAGGCGGACTAGCTGACGTTGTTTACGGCCTCTCAAAAAAACAACATGACTTAGGCCATTCAGTTGAAGTGGTCCTACCGAAATATTCTTTTATACAACATCCGTTTGATTATGAAAAATCAAAGACCTTTTCATTTCACATTTGGAATCAAAAATATACGCTGATTGCGCACGTTCTCTATGTCAATGATATTAAGCTCACCTTATTGGAATGCTCTCATCCCAAAAAATATTTCCAACAAGATTCCCCTTACTCAAATGATGATTCACATGAGATCTCTAACTTTCTTTTTTTTAGTCGAGCAGCCATCGAATACCTCAATCATTTCAATCAAGATTGTTTTATCCATGTACATGATTGGCCAACGGCCATTATTCCTCTCATAATAAAAAAACAATACCATCAACTAAATACGCGTATAACCGGTTCTCTTTTAACGATTCACAACCTCCAATTTCAGGGCCATTGCTCATGGCACCATTTAAACGCCATCGGCTTTGATCCAACGCCCGATATGAACATGAACGATCCTCGTGACAACCATCGCTATAATCTACTCAAAAGCGGCATATTATACGCGGATCACTTTACAACTGTCTCTCCCACATATGCCAAAGAAATTCAAACCCATGATCATGGCTGGTGGCTTCAAGATATCATTAAAGAGCATTCCTATAAATTAAGCGGGATATTAAATGGCATTGATGTTGACCTATGGAATCCTTCCACTGATACCGCCCTTGAGCGCAATTATAGCGCGCAAGCCCCCATCATTGAGGTCATGCAAGCCAAGCATCACAATAAGCGCCACTTGCAACAACAAGTAGGACTCCCTCACTCCAACCGCCCATTGATCATTTCAATTACACGCCTTGCATCTCAAAAGGCCCCCCATCTCATTCTACAGGCAATGAAAAAAGCAATCTCATTTGATATGCAATACCTATTAATTGGCGGGATCACAAGTGAACCCTTCACACATCTTTTTGATGAAGTGAAACACCATCCTAATATTCATATTGAATACGGCTTTAACGATGAACTGGCAAGACTGAGTTATGCCGGAGCAGATGCAATCATGATCCCCTCATATTTTGAGCCCTGTGGGCTGACACAATTAATTGGAATGCGGTATGGCACCATTCCCATTGTCAGAAGAACAGGAGGGCTCAATGATACCGTTATCGATAATGAAACGGGATTTATTTTTAATGACCCCAATGAATTTGCCATTGATTATATTATGACACGAGTTGATGCCTGCTTCGGGAAAACCCCTGAACATTGGCAAAAAATGATGTATCGCGGAATGCATATCGATGTCAGCTGGGAAAAGCCTGCTCGAGAATACTTGGAACTCTATCAAAAAATAGCTCATTGA
- the ispE gene encoding 4-(cytidine 5'-diphospho)-2-C-methyl-D-erythritol kinase, which produces MTISLTLKSPAKINLFFRVLKKRPDKFHNIASLYQAIDLADTLLFEPSESTQLFCNTPSLTTGNDNLILKAHDAFERAIGKKIPVRIQLIKRIPIGAGLGGGSSNAATTLWALHQLSGQILPFHELIALAQRIGSDVPFFFSKGCSYCEGKGDQITDYPYPFAFDRIWLKTSNTFCSTPHVYKECLTNEMSVMDPKQIYNAFLNHEYIFINDLEPSALRLYPELKLSQLDLIHRGFEHVFMTGSGSCFVGVDMRNQSEVEKMGLIEARLITRKEDTWW; this is translated from the coding sequence ATGACAATTTCGCTAACTCTAAAATCACCCGCTAAAATCAATCTTTTTTTTAGAGTTCTAAAAAAAAGACCTGATAAATTCCACAATATTGCCTCTTTATATCAAGCAATTGACTTGGCAGATACGCTATTATTTGAGCCAAGTGAATCAACGCAACTTTTTTGCAATACTCCTTCTTTAACAACAGGTAATGACAATTTAATTTTAAAAGCTCACGATGCATTTGAAAGAGCTATTGGAAAGAAAATACCCGTCCGTATTCAACTCATTAAACGGATCCCCATTGGCGCCGGATTAGGAGGGGGGAGTAGCAATGCTGCAACGACTCTATGGGCGCTTCATCAGTTATCGGGACAAATATTACCTTTTCATGAACTGATTGCTCTTGCTCAAAGGATTGGCTCTGATGTTCCCTTTTTTTTCTCAAAAGGATGTTCGTATTGTGAGGGAAAAGGAGATCAAATAACAGACTATCCCTATCCTTTTGCTTTTGATCGAATATGGTTAAAAACTTCGAATACGTTCTGTAGCACCCCACATGTTTATAAGGAATGCCTCACTAATGAAATGAGCGTAATGGATCCCAAGCAGATTTATAATGCATTTCTGAATCATGAGTATATATTTATTAATGACCTCGAGCCATCTGCACTCAGATTGTATCCGGAACTTAAGCTTAGTCAATTAGATCTGATTCATCGAGGATTTGAACATGTTTTTATGACGGGAAGTGGGAGCTGTTTTGTTGGAGTTGATATGAGGAATCAATCAGAAGTTGAAAAAATGGGATTGATTGAGGCAAGATTGATAACACGCAAAGAAGATACATGGTGGTAG
- a CDS encoding 50S ribosomal protein L25/general stress protein Ctc encodes MKLKVFNREHGKRGQLSAVRHEDHIPAVLYIKNGENKVISVDGNEFMAILRSIKKGFLSTTVFDLEIDGKKVKAIVKDIQYHRTTYDVLHLDFQELYDDMKINVNVPLEFIGSAECIGIKLGGFLRPVMRSVKVRCFPKDIPESFMLDISKLGIKQTKRIRDLALKEGVTILADKNNVLAVIAK; translated from the coding sequence ATGAAACTCAAAGTCTTTAATCGCGAACATGGTAAAAGAGGACAACTAAGCGCAGTTCGTCACGAAGATCATATTCCCGCTGTTCTTTATATCAAAAATGGTGAGAACAAAGTCATTAGCGTCGACGGAAACGAGTTTATGGCTATTTTGAGATCAATTAAAAAAGGTTTTCTTTCAACGACCGTCTTTGATCTCGAAATTGATGGAAAAAAAGTCAAAGCAATTGTCAAAGATATTCAATATCACCGAACGACATATGATGTTTTACATTTAGATTTTCAAGAGCTTTATGACGATATGAAAATCAATGTAAATGTCCCTCTTGAGTTTATTGGATCAGCAGAGTGTATTGGAATTAAACTGGGTGGTTTTTTGCGTCCCGTCATGAGAAGTGTGAAGGTGCGCTGCTTTCCAAAAGATATTCCCGAATCATTCATGTTAGATATTAGTAAGCTTGGCATTAAGCAAACCAAGAGAATTAGAGATCTTGCTCTAAAAGAGGGTGTGACGATTCTTGCTGATAAAAATAACGTTTTAGCAGTGATTGCGAAATAG
- the pth gene encoding aminoacyl-tRNA hydrolase, with protein MNGTRDKWLLIVGLGNPGSSYDNTRHNIGFQIIDDLANELGFTFKKETQFKAQVARGTRDDKKVILLKPLTYMNLSGQAVSAVISFYKIDIADLVVVTDDVELPLGHLRLRASGGSGGHNGLKSIRERLGSAHYPRLRIGVGRESHCDLADYVLKPFKTDEIEQVRESIQVAIEVLKQWIDEGFSSSLNLLTTKLALKNNRS; from the coding sequence GTGAATGGCACGCGGGATAAGTGGCTTTTAATTGTTGGGCTGGGGAATCCGGGGTCTTCGTATGATAATACGAGGCATAATATCGGGTTTCAAATCATTGATGATTTAGCAAATGAGCTTGGTTTTACTTTTAAAAAGGAAACACAGTTTAAAGCTCAAGTCGCCCGGGGAACAAGAGATGATAAGAAAGTCATCTTATTAAAGCCTCTAACCTATATGAATTTGTCCGGCCAAGCGGTGAGTGCAGTGATCAGTTTTTACAAGATTGATATTGCAGACTTGGTTGTTGTTACAGATGATGTTGAGTTGCCCTTGGGCCACTTACGCTTAAGGGCGTCGGGTGGATCCGGTGGGCATAATGGACTTAAAAGTATAAGAGAGAGATTAGGGTCGGCTCACTATCCTCGTCTCAGAATTGGAGTAGGAAGAGAAAGCCATTGCGATTTAGCTGATTATGTTCTCAAACCTTTTAAGACTGATGAAATCGAGCAGGTTAGAGAATCCATTCAGGTGGCAATTGAAGTTTTAAAACAATGGATTGATGAAGGATTTTCTTCATCTTTGAATCTCTTAACGACAAAACTGGCTTTAAAAAATAACCGCTCATAG
- the rpsF gene encoding 30S ribosomal protein S6, protein MAIKEKKHLYEGMYIISATLSEDARQKALDRIVSDIAEKNGEVVKIHDMGRKKFAYSINGRREGYYYLIYFEAPTQVIDELWHQYHLNEDLIRFVHVRANAVMETLEFKPLEQV, encoded by the coding sequence ATGGCTATAAAAGAAAAAAAACATCTGTATGAAGGGATGTATATTATCAGTGCTACACTTAGCGAAGATGCCCGTCAAAAGGCTTTAGATCGCATCGTAAGTGATATTGCTGAGAAAAACGGAGAAGTTGTCAAAATTCACGACATGGGTCGTAAGAAATTTGCATACTCGATCAACGGAAGGCGTGAAGGATACTATTACTTAATTTATTTTGAAGCCCCCACACAAGTGATTGATGAATTATGGCATCAATACCATCTCAATGAGGATTTAATCCGCTTTGTGCATGTGAGAGCGAATGCTGTCATGGAAACGCTTGAATTCAAACCGTTAGAACAAGTTTAA